A single region of the Ctenopharyngodon idella isolate HZGC_01 chromosome 21, HZGC01, whole genome shotgun sequence genome encodes:
- the LOC127503430 gene encoding trichohyalin-like isoform X1 gives MGAAESSNIQPHSRTEEREREPEMELDKTLMEPDGERDLERKEKELKRREIEMDERLMDLDRPSMCCLIRERKIAMKPDIRDIELERSLMDLYMELYRREMELERREMEPDIRDTELEKKVMEPNIRVMEPNVREKELERREKEPDITDTELVRREMEPNIREKELERREKEPDIREIDLEKRVMEPDITEIKQERRDRILEIRERELERREKKLDRRERELDRKERELDRREKELDRRESELDKRLMDRDIIPWCRNIEDGEKELDRRESELDRRAGGLKPVRSSSNELLHPNFLQFIQCPQQSQSQQPRLSRRKSLSSRLTRCVSWPLHLASGYISGIERRGLVYRLGTEVVLPTLIPTHKPLLPMEVLQSTECFSLPLVPSSTVCSSWPLAMNDNNDKKNLFIVNFSLIICMMMNYW, from the exons TCAAGCAACATACAGCCACATTCAAGAactgaagaaagagagagagaaccaGAGATGGAACTGGATAAAACCCTGATGGAaccagatggagagagagacctggagagaaaagaaaaagaactgaagagaagagagatagaaaTGGATGAAAGACTGATGGACCTGGATAGACCATccatgtgctgcttaataagaGAGAGGAAAATAGCAATGAAACCAGATATTAGAGATATAGAACTGGAGAGAAGTCTGATGGACCTGTATATGGAACTATATAGAAGAGAGATGGAACTGGAGAGAAGAGAGATGGAACCAGATATTAGAGATACAGAACTGGAGAAAAAAGTGATGGAACCAAATATAAGAGTGATGGAACCAAATGTTAGAGAGAAAGAACTGgagagaagagaaaaagaaCCGGATATTACAGATACAGAACTGGTGAGAAGAGAGATGGAGCCAAATATTAGAGAGAAAGAActggagagaagagagaaagaaccAGATATTAGAGAGATAGATCTGGAGAAAAGAGTGATGGAACCAGATATTACAGAGATAAAACAGGAGAGAAGAGACAGAATACTGGagataagagagagagaactggagaggagagagaaaaaactggatagaagagagagagaactggatagaaaagagagagaactggatagaagagagaaagaactgGATAGAAGAGAGAGTGAACTGGATAAAAGACTAATGGACCGGGATATAATACCATGGTGCCGGAATATAGAAGATGGAGAGAAAGAACTGGATAGAAGAGAGAGTGAACTGGATAGAAGGGCTGGAGGACTGAAACCTGTGCGAAGTAGCAGCAATGAATTACTGCATCCTAACT TCCTTCAGTTCATTCAGTGCCCGCAACAGAGCCAGAGCCAGCAGCCTCGTCTGTCCCGGAGGAAGAGTCTGAGCTCCCggctgaccaggtgtgtgagctgGCCATTACATTTGGCCAGTGGGTATATTAGTGGAATTGAAAGAAGAGGACTGGTTTATAGGCTGGGGACGGAGGTAGTGCTTCCCACCCTGATCCCCACCCACAAACCTCTTCTGCCTATGGAAGTCCTACAGAGCACAGAGTGTTTTTCATTGCCATTGGTCCCTTCCAGCACAGTCTGTTCTTCATGGCCACTGGCGATGAAtgataataatgacaaaaaaaatcttttcattgttaatttcaGCTTAATTATTTGCATGATGATGAATTACTGGTAA
- the LOC127503430 gene encoding trichohyalin-like isoform X2 gives MELDKTLMEPDGERDLERKEKELKRREIEMDERLMDLDRPSMCCLIRERKIAMKPDIRDIELERSLMDLYMELYRREMELERREMEPDIRDTELEKKVMEPNIRVMEPNVREKELERREKEPDITDTELVRREMEPNIREKELERREKEPDIREIDLEKRVMEPDITEIKQERRDRILEIRERELERREKKLDRRERELDRKERELDRREKELDRRESELDKRLMDRDIIPWCRNIEDGEKELDRRESELDRRAGGLKPVRSSSNELLHPNFLQFIQCPQQSQSQQPRLSRRKSLSSRLTRCVSWPLHLASGYISGIERRGLVYRLGTEVVLPTLIPTHKPLLPMEVLQSTECFSLPLVPSSTVCSSWPLAMNDNNDKKNLFIVNFSLIICMMMNYW, from the exons ATGGAACTGGATAAAACCCTGATGGAaccagatggagagagagacctggagagaaaagaaaaagaactgaagagaagagagatagaaaTGGATGAAAGACTGATGGACCTGGATAGACCATccatgtgctgcttaataagaGAGAGGAAAATAGCAATGAAACCAGATATTAGAGATATAGAACTGGAGAGAAGTCTGATGGACCTGTATATGGAACTATATAGAAGAGAGATGGAACTGGAGAGAAGAGAGATGGAACCAGATATTAGAGATACAGAACTGGAGAAAAAAGTGATGGAACCAAATATAAGAGTGATGGAACCAAATGTTAGAGAGAAAGAACTGgagagaagagaaaaagaaCCGGATATTACAGATACAGAACTGGTGAGAAGAGAGATGGAGCCAAATATTAGAGAGAAAGAActggagagaagagagaaagaaccAGATATTAGAGAGATAGATCTGGAGAAAAGAGTGATGGAACCAGATATTACAGAGATAAAACAGGAGAGAAGAGACAGAATACTGGagataagagagagagaactggagaggagagagaaaaaactggatagaagagagagagaactggatagaaaagagagagaactggatagaagagagaaagaactgGATAGAAGAGAGAGTGAACTGGATAAAAGACTAATGGACCGGGATATAATACCATGGTGCCGGAATATAGAAGATGGAGAGAAAGAACTGGATAGAAGAGAGAGTGAACTGGATAGAAGGGCTGGAGGACTGAAACCTGTGCGAAGTAGCAGCAATGAATTACTGCATCCTAACT TCCTTCAGTTCATTCAGTGCCCGCAACAGAGCCAGAGCCAGCAGCCTCGTCTGTCCCGGAGGAAGAGTCTGAGCTCCCggctgaccaggtgtgtgagctgGCCATTACATTTGGCCAGTGGGTATATTAGTGGAATTGAAAGAAGAGGACTGGTTTATAGGCTGGGGACGGAGGTAGTGCTTCCCACCCTGATCCCCACCCACAAACCTCTTCTGCCTATGGAAGTCCTACAGAGCACAGAGTGTTTTTCATTGCCATTGGTCCCTTCCAGCACAGTCTGTTCTTCATGGCCACTGGCGATGAAtgataataatgacaaaaaaaatcttttcattgttaatttcaGCTTAATTATTTGCATGATGATGAATTACTGGTAA
- the LOC127503430 gene encoding trichohyalin-like isoform X3, with amino-acid sequence MGAAESSNIQPHSRTEEREREPEMELDKTLMEPDGERDLERKEKELKRREIEMDERLMDLDRPSMCCLIRERKIAMKPDIRDIELERSLMDLYMELYRREMELERREMEPDIRDTELEKKVMEPNIRVMEPNVREKELERREKEPDITDTELVRREMEPNIREKELERREKEPDIREIDLEKRVMEPDITEIKQERRDRILEIRERELERREKKLDRRERELDRKERELDRREKELDRRESELDKRLMDRDIIPWCRNIEDGEKELDRRESELDRRAGGLKPVRSSSNELLHPNFLQFIQCPQQSQSQQPRLSRRKSLSSRLTSV; translated from the exons TCAAGCAACATACAGCCACATTCAAGAactgaagaaagagagagagaaccaGAGATGGAACTGGATAAAACCCTGATGGAaccagatggagagagagacctggagagaaaagaaaaagaactgaagagaagagagatagaaaTGGATGAAAGACTGATGGACCTGGATAGACCATccatgtgctgcttaataagaGAGAGGAAAATAGCAATGAAACCAGATATTAGAGATATAGAACTGGAGAGAAGTCTGATGGACCTGTATATGGAACTATATAGAAGAGAGATGGAACTGGAGAGAAGAGAGATGGAACCAGATATTAGAGATACAGAACTGGAGAAAAAAGTGATGGAACCAAATATAAGAGTGATGGAACCAAATGTTAGAGAGAAAGAACTGgagagaagagaaaaagaaCCGGATATTACAGATACAGAACTGGTGAGAAGAGAGATGGAGCCAAATATTAGAGAGAAAGAActggagagaagagagaaagaaccAGATATTAGAGAGATAGATCTGGAGAAAAGAGTGATGGAACCAGATATTACAGAGATAAAACAGGAGAGAAGAGACAGAATACTGGagataagagagagagaactggagaggagagagaaaaaactggatagaagagagagagaactggatagaaaagagagagaactggatagaagagagaaagaactgGATAGAAGAGAGAGTGAACTGGATAAAAGACTAATGGACCGGGATATAATACCATGGTGCCGGAATATAGAAGATGGAGAGAAAGAACTGGATAGAAGAGAGAGTGAACTGGATAGAAGGGCTGGAGGACTGAAACCTGTGCGAAGTAGCAGCAATGAATTACTGCATCCTAACT TCCTTCAGTTCATTCAGTGCCCGCAACAGAGCCAGAGCCAGCAGCCTCGTCTGTCCCGGAGGAAGAGTCTGAGCTCCCggctgaccag TGTCTGA
- the LOC127503430 gene encoding trichohyalin-like isoform X4: MGAAESSNIQPHSRTEEREREPEMELDKTLMEPDGERDLERKEKELKRREIEMDERLMDLDRPSMCCLIRERKIAMKPDIRDIELERSLMDLYMELYRREMELERREMEPDIRDTELEKKVMEPNIRVMEPNVREKELERREKEPDITDTELVRREMEPNIREKELERREKEPDIREIDLEKRVMEPDITEIKQERRDRILEIRERELERREKKLDRRERELDRKERELDRREKELDRRESELDKRLMDRDIIPWCRNIEDGEKELDRRESELDRRAGGLKPVRSSSNELLHPNLSESLHKPPATLCNGH, encoded by the exons TCAAGCAACATACAGCCACATTCAAGAactgaagaaagagagagagaaccaGAGATGGAACTGGATAAAACCCTGATGGAaccagatggagagagagacctggagagaaaagaaaaagaactgaagagaagagagatagaaaTGGATGAAAGACTGATGGACCTGGATAGACCATccatgtgctgcttaataagaGAGAGGAAAATAGCAATGAAACCAGATATTAGAGATATAGAACTGGAGAGAAGTCTGATGGACCTGTATATGGAACTATATAGAAGAGAGATGGAACTGGAGAGAAGAGAGATGGAACCAGATATTAGAGATACAGAACTGGAGAAAAAAGTGATGGAACCAAATATAAGAGTGATGGAACCAAATGTTAGAGAGAAAGAACTGgagagaagagaaaaagaaCCGGATATTACAGATACAGAACTGGTGAGAAGAGAGATGGAGCCAAATATTAGAGAGAAAGAActggagagaagagagaaagaaccAGATATTAGAGAGATAGATCTGGAGAAAAGAGTGATGGAACCAGATATTACAGAGATAAAACAGGAGAGAAGAGACAGAATACTGGagataagagagagagaactggagaggagagagaaaaaactggatagaagagagagagaactggatagaaaagagagagaactggatagaagagagaaagaactgGATAGAAGAGAGAGTGAACTGGATAAAAGACTAATGGACCGGGATATAATACCATGGTGCCGGAATATAGAAGATGGAGAGAAAGAACTGGATAGAAGAGAGAGTGAACTGGATAGAAGGGCTGGAGGACTGAAACCTGTGCGAAGTAGCAGCAATGAATTACTGCATCCTAACT TGTCTGAAAGTTTGCACAAACCTCCAGCTACTCTCTGCAATGGACACTGA